GTCGTGGTGGGTGGTGCCTAAGGAGTTTTGATGCAGTCCTCGGCCCGATCGGTCATTTCGGCTGTTGGACCGGGAGCAGATCTCCTGACCGACGTCGACTACCGACTTACCGAAACCCACGCAGAAAAGGAGGAAATCTACAACCTCCGCTACCGCGCATATCTGCGGGAAAGGGCCGTCAAGGAGAGTCCGGACGGCCGGGTCACGGACCGGTATGACGATCTGCCCAATTCGTGGACGTTCGGTGTCTATCTCCAGGGCGAGCTTTGTAGCTCGGTGCGCATCAGTCTGCTGACCGCGGAATGGCGCGAGTCCACTTCAACCGATGTATTTCCCGACATCCTGCTACCGAGGCTTGACCGCGGCGAGGTCATGATCGATCCGACACGTTTTGTCGCTGATCCCGACAAGGCGAAGCGGGTTCCGGAATTGCCCTATCTGACGCTGCGCATCGCTTATATGGCCTGCGAGCATTTCAAGGCCGATCTCGGTCTTGCGATCGTGCGTCCCGAGCATCAAGCTTTCTATCGGCGGGTTTTCCTGCACGCGACCATCGCCGAGCCTCGGCTGGTTCCGGGCCTCACGAAGCCGTTCGGGCTCATGGCAGCGGATTTCCCGAGCTTCCGGAAAAAAGTCTTTGAACGCTATCCGGTCATGCGTTCGACCGCCTTCGAGCGGCGGATGCTGTTTGAGCGCCGCGGTGAGCGCCAGGTCGCGCAACGACGCGTGCTGGTGGCGGACGCAGCCCACGCCTGACTTCAGGCAGGCTGGCGAGCCACCAGTGGCTTCGCCGACGTTTTCCCTGCTCATCTTGGGTCGGCAGCCCCAAATTTCGGGCAAAACCGGCATTTCTGCCGGCCTCGCGACTTGCCTTCACCGTCGCGCCACATTTACAACCCATTAACCATCGCGGTTGCTTTTCGCCGATCGGGGGCATTTGACCGGCCGTGGCAACGTGCCATCAAGGTTGACGGAACGTTCGCTTAACCAACCCCCTGTAGACCGGACAGCAGTGGACTAACGTGAGCGCGGAGGCTCCGGAATGAAACATCCTATGCGTATCCTCCAGGGATTGAAGCTGGTCGCGGTGCTTGCCGTCGCGCTGTCGATGGGCGCCTGCGCCAACAAGAACCTTGCCTCGGATGCGATGGCCAACGCTGCGACGCCGGGCAGCCAGCAAGATTTCGTCGTGAACGTGGGCGACCGCGTATTCTTCGAGAGCGATCAGACCGATCTGACGCCGCAGGCGATCGTCACGCTGGAGAAGCAGGCTCAGTGGCTCCAGACCTATCCGCGCTACTCCTTCACCATCGAAGGTCACGCGGATGAACGCGGAACCCGCGAATACAACATCGCGCTCGGCGCGCGTCGCGCCCAGTCGGTGCGCTCGTTCCTGGCCTCGCGCGGCATCGACCCGAACCGCATGCGCACCATCTCTTACGGCAAGGAGCGGCCGGTCGCCGTCTGTAACGACATCTCCTGCTGGTCGCAGA
This genomic interval from Bradyrhizobium sp. CB82 contains the following:
- a CDS encoding acyl-homoserine-lactone synthase, producing MQSSARSVISAVGPGADLLTDVDYRLTETHAEKEEIYNLRYRAYLRERAVKESPDGRVTDRYDDLPNSWTFGVYLQGELCSSVRISLLTAEWRESTSTDVFPDILLPRLDRGEVMIDPTRFVADPDKAKRVPELPYLTLRIAYMACEHFKADLGLAIVRPEHQAFYRRVFLHATIAEPRLVPGLTKPFGLMAADFPSFRKKVFERYPVMRSTAFERRMLFERRGERQVAQRRVLVADAAHA
- the pal gene encoding peptidoglycan-associated lipoprotein Pal translates to MKHPMRILQGLKLVAVLAVALSMGACANKNLASDAMANAATPGSQQDFVVNVGDRVFFESDQTDLTPQAIVTLEKQAQWLQTYPRYSFTIEGHADERGTREYNIALGARRAQSVRSFLASRGIDPNRMRTISYGKERPVAVCNDISCWSQNRRAVTVLNASS